From a single Macrobrachium rosenbergii isolate ZJJX-2024 chromosome 9, ASM4041242v1, whole genome shotgun sequence genomic region:
- the LOC136842174 gene encoding uncharacterized protein: MTATRVPKRPVHPQLSTDNPPPQSSTCSLPTTLHIQQTHNPLPTSLHPKPSSHSHPPTPSTYTYPLLPPQPSTFNLSPTTPPTNLHVQLYNHKATSITLYPQPSTHNYPSGLYPQPSIHSYPPGLYPQPYTHNPPPTVIHLVSTHNPTLTTSTHCHPYCLCPQAYTHNLHPQSSTWSLPTTLHSQPSTHSQSLDSYPQSYTHNLPPTVIHLVSTYNPTLTNPHPQSSTWSLPTTLHSQPPPTVIHLVSTYNPTLTTSTHSHPLGLCPQPHTHNLPPTVIHLVSTYNPTLTTPQPQPSTWSLPTTLHTILHPFIHLVSTHKPTLTTLPHSHPPGLCPQPSTYKLTPTVLYTQTYIHTPLTTAFNPQPSTHNLKPTTLCSQP; encoded by the exons ATGACAGCTACCAGGGTGCCAAAGAGAC CCGTCCATCCACAACTTTCCACTGACAACCCTCCCCCACAGTCCTCCACTTGCTCTCTACCCACAACTCTCCACATACAACAAACCCACAACCCTCTACCCACATCTTTACACCCAAAACCCTCATCCCACAGTCATCCACCCACGCCCTCCACCTACACCTATCCACTGCTTCCACCTCAACCCTCCACATTCAACCTTTCACCCACAACTCCACCCACAAACCTCCACGTTCAACTTTACAACCACAAAGCTACATCCATAACCCTCTACCCACAACCCTCCACCCACAATTATCCATCTGGTCTCTACCCACAACCCTCAATCCACAGCTATCCACCTGGTCTATACCCACAACCCTACACTCACAACCCTCCACCCACAGTCATCCACTTGGTCTCTACCCACAACCCTACACTCACAACCTCCACCCACTGTCATCCATATTGTCTCTGCCCACAAGCCTACACTCACAACCTCCACCCACAATCATCCACCTGGTCTCTACCTACCACCCTGCACTCACAACCCTCCACCCACAGTCAGTCACTTGATTCCTACCCACAATCCTACACTCACAACCTTCCACCAACAGTCATCCACCTGGTCTCTACCTACAACCCTACACTCACAAACCCCCACCCACAGTCTTCCACTTGGTCTCTACCTACAACCCTACACTCACAACCTCCACCCACAGTCATCCACTTGGTCTCTACCTACAACCCTACACTCACAACCTCCACCCACAGTCATCCACTTGGTCTCTGCCCACAACCCCACACTCACAACCTTCCACCCACAGTCATCCACCTGGTCTCTACCTACAACCCTACACTCACAACCCCCCAGCCACAGCCATCCACTTGGTCTCTACCCACAACCCTACACACAATCCTACACCCATTCATCCATCTGGTCTCTACCCACAAGCCTACACTCACAACCCTCCCCCACAGTCATCCACCTGGTCTCTGCCCACAACCATCCACATACAAACTTACACCCACAGTCctctacacacaaacatacatccaCACCCCTCTAACCACAGCCTTCAATCCACAACCCTCAACACACAACCTCAAACCCACGACCCTCTGTTCACAACCTTAA
- the LOC136842175 gene encoding uncharacterized protein, with amino-acid sequence MTVIEGIVANLESQTTQVKENQVALQRKLELAESENSRLREVAAGLQDGNRELRKNLANETQKNLILEDQVKSLESVLHQKEDRLVSTTESLNAERAKTEIVLAELQVMKNWVSQLGGQNAKINEKLEGKEAEVTSIKKELENEKMTTHILEAEVHVMKKWVAELGGQNAKYLEEADQKDSEMEKLRKECQELKEYSRIQEENMITEQRRLRERQTRLEEALRDQDKYLLMTLLHGTAQRNFHLEQIALQHGNEILDISEKERQEEHLRMRMEKQHRIYCDTQRERTNYGNQWEVLTQTLTDIVHGDERTPEATTADSNNCEIPTENLADKTSHQSNEDKML; translated from the coding sequence ATGACGGTCATTGAAGGCATCGTAGCAAATCTGGAAAGCCAAACGACGCAAGTTAAAGAGAACCAAGTTGCTCTCCAAAGAAAACTGGAACTCGCCGAATCAGAAAACTCGAGACTCAGAGAGGTGGCAGCTGGCCTACAAGACGGAAATCGTGAGCTTCGGAAAAATCTGGCAAACGAGACACAGAAAAACTTGATACTAGAGGATCAAGTTAAGTCGCTAGAATCAGTTTTGCACCAAAAAGAAGATCGGTTGGTCTCCACAACAGAAAGTCTGAATGCAGAAAGAGCGAAAACCGAGATTGTGCTCGCAGAACTACAAGTGATGAAGAACTGGGTATCGCAATTAGGCGGACAAAATGCGAAGATTAATGAAAAGTTAGAAGGAAAAGAAGCAGAAGTGACTTCAATAAAGAAAGaactagaaaatgaaaagatgacgACCCACATTCTGGAGGCAGAAGTCCACGTTATGAAGAAATGGGTGGCAGAATTAGGAGGACAGAATGCCAAGTATCTGGAAGAGGCAGACCAGAAAGACAGCGAAATGGAGAAGCTTAGAAAAGAATGTCAAGAGTTAAAAGAATACTCGAGGATACAGGAGGAAAATATGATCACGGAACAAAGACGTCTGAGGGAGCGCCAAACACGACTGGAAGAGGCTCTGAGGGACCAGGATAAATACTTGTTAATGACGCTCCTCCATGGCACAGCTCAGAGGAACTTCCACCTGGAACAGATTGCACTGCAGCATGGAAATGAAATCCTGGACATCAGTGAAAAGGAGAGGCAAGAAGAGCACCTGCGGATGAGAATGGAGAAGCAACACAGGATATACTGCGATACCCAGCGTGAGAGGACCAACTACGGCAACCAGTGGGAGGTCCTGACTCAAACGTTGACAGACATCGTTCACGGAGACGAGAGGACGCCGGAAGCGACTACAGCAGATTCTAACAACTGCGAAATTCCAACCGAAAACCTGGCTGACAAAACTTCTCATCAAAGCAACGAAGACAAGATGTTGTAA